The DNA window TTGATGCAATCCCAGCCTGTTGACAAAACTTCGAACAGGAAATGGTACCTCCGGAACAAGTCCTGGTTTCGGCGCCATCGCATGTCATGGTCAGTCCGTTTGCACGGTTGGCTCAATCGGCCAACCTTGCCGGCCGGGTTATAAGGCATTgcgacgatgacgatatTGAAGTTCGCGATTCTGTCGAACGGTTCGAGTTGTTATATAGAACTACTCTGTCTCTTCTGGAACTGATCACCTCAACCTCCACTGATGGAGGCCTGGAGTGTAGTTCCCAGGCGCTCTGTCTCAGGTGACTGATCTCTTTTCCCGAGCAAGTTCAAGCAAATCCTTGGCTAATATATCCAAGTGTTTTGATAAAGCTGACAGGTCAACATTCATGCGACGCCTTCGTCAAGAATAAGAACGACTTGGATACACACGCGGCTGCGCTCCTTCGAGAATCCACTCAGCATGCTATTCAATTGATGAAGGATACTAATTCCCGTGTCGTTGAATTTGCTTTATttcttgaagaacttgcAAAGACGAGAATGGATAATATTTCACCATTCGTTCTGCCTTGCCTATACCAGTGCGCGACTTCCCTCGCTTGGCTGGCCGGAGATACTACCGAAGAAAGTTATGCAATGGGGTTGTCAGTCTGCAAAAGAACCCTCCGACTATTGGCTTCGAGATGGAAACTTGGAGATATCTACTTGAAGCTTCTCCAGGTAATGGAAATTGAACTGGAAAAAGATGCTATGGAATAAGGCAGAATTGGTTGAACGACAACTAGTCAGTTAAATATATCTTGCACCTAAGTCTTCTCAAGTGACAAGAATACCCTTTTGCTCACTAAATCCACATACTATAAACCTCAATTCCAATGAGAGGATTTTTTATTTGCAACTAAGAAGAGGCATCTAAAGATAACGCAGACAAAAGCGACCGACACAGAAACAGATAATCCCCctcccttctctctttctctctctctctctctctctctcacacacacacacacaaaaagTAAATCGCTGACCTCCACGATGATGCAAAATCGTCAGAAATAGGAAACACACAATCTGGGATGATCCATTCAAGAACCGTTCAGCCCCAGGCCACCCTCTATGCATCATTAGTTGGGTCATGGTCATAGTCACAGTCACAGTCATAGTAATCATCAGGCATAACTCAGCAGTCGTGTCGACTAATCCCCAGTCCCGACAACGCTGTCGCTTTTCCATCTATCAGAAAACAGTCTGCTAATGACAATGCGCAGTCATAGTCGTAAATCGTAGCTTCGTAAAAGGACCTCATCACAAGCAGGGCCTAAGCATTTGCAATGGCGCCAATGAGCCTAATCAATTCcatctcttctctttctctcccgATTAGATCCCACGCCCCCCATAACTAAGAGCCCTAGCCGAAGCCGGAACTGTAACCGCCACCCCACCCTTCAGCGAGATCTGATGATGCCCACCGcgaccaacaccaccaccactaccaaGCCTCACGACCCTATCCCGGTTCTCAGGGCTACTCCCGCCACTAGAGCTGCCGCCACTACTACTGACAGAGGTATCAGTATCGTCGTCACGACTAGACTTGCGGCCCGTGCCGATCGCAACGGGAATCCCCTGCACGGCGCCGCCCTGGCTGTGGCCGGCGGGGTACATGCCGTCGTTGACGGAGAAGTTGCGGCAAATCAGGTACGCACGCATGGCGGCGCTCTCGCGGGCGCGCACCTCGGATTCGCAGATGGCGTCGGTTTGATACTTGCGGTTGTTCACTCGGACCACGCAGCTGTACCCGCCTGCATTGCCGGATGATTCGTACGTTGGCTctggccagcggcggcgccggcaGAGGCCTGTTGGATTGTGTTAGTTTGGTTTTGGAGCGGGAGTTGGGGGTCTGTTGCAGGGGATGCCGGGATGTATATCCCGAAATAGAATAGCCCGTCAAGTCAAGTACACAATGAAAACAAAGTACGTACTTGCCAGATAGAGCATATAGTACATCTCTCAAGTCTCCAATGAGTTAATTGGGCGAACCGAGCAGAAATTGAGGCTTGCCCTAGTGAGGCAGATATTTGAATGGCGTTCGTTAGCCCTGGCGACTCTGCAACGAAGCGTGACAGCTACCCAGACAGCATTGGACCGAATTGGGCCACTGGAGCAATTGGTAATGGACAGGGCTGAAATCAAGGCTAAGCTTCTAGGCTGATGCAACTCCGGGATGCGGATAGTGATGCCCAACGCCGCGACACTCTGTTGTGCTGTCACGGACAGCGGAATTGGCTGACGGGATATGCGTTTGTTGGTGCTCAGAGGGAATCCACTTTCTAATTTCTTGCAGTAGGAGCAAGAAGGTTTTGCTCTGCCTGGTAATGCTGCAAATAATGAGaaagcaaaaagcaaaaaggagaaagagagaaagagagcgaggacgaggacgaggactAAAAGCTCAACAAAGACATAGGAAGTTGCCACGCCACCCTCATGTACACATATACAAAATACACGGTTTCCTCCGTACGACAGAAGCAGACGGAAAAAAATAAATTTAAATTTTTTTCTTAcccagcaaagaaagagggggaggggggtATCCGGATCCAGACAGATGGGCAATTGCTTTAACTACATCGCCAACGGGTGGGGCCAAGGCACTGCAGCAACGAAAAGGAGTCAGATCCGTGTTAGGGGGATGTGTGTGTTGTCCCTCGGGGACAGACAGTCAATGTACACGACACGATACAGGACGGTGCCGAGGCGAAACGAGCCGTTGGAATTGATGCAGAGCATGAAACGAAACACAAAAAGGTAGATCCTTCGCTGCGCCGTCGGGCGTGTCGATAGACACGCGCTGCctgaagagggaaaagaagggacAACAAACTGATTAACGGACAGACACACTAGCTACACGAAGCAGCGGGTGGCCGACTCCGATACCCACCGTTGGGAAACTATCCATCGCCCTGGAACTGGGCTGACAGTATATTCTCTCCTGTGTCTAGGTTACAACCCCCGAACGTGACATCCGGGAGCAcagcggccacggccacAATTGGCCTGCAATTTGGGAGGCAAAGAGCAGACAGAACTGAAAATTGTCTCCATACTCTGGCGGGACAGTaattaaaaaaaataaaaataacAACATGAAAAACTGTTTCGGCGGGTACTAAGAACCGATGCGCTGGCATGGCTGCTTGCCAGTCCAATTCAACCCGAGTAATCATCTCCAGGTTGCCTTCTTTGAGTTGCTCGATTGTTTCCCGCTGCAATTCGCCGATCGAAAAGGAATCCGCCAGGGACTAAAAACAGGCgatttattattattttttcCCTGACTGTTTTCTGCAGCGAGAGGGGGAAATTGATGATCCTGGCACCGCCGCTTTGTTGCAATCCATCATTGAGTTTTTACCCCCCTTGTTGTGTTGCTACCGAGACCGACTAAAGGAAAACCCCGCAGTCGACACGATTTGCCGCTGGATGATCAATTTATCGAGACGCGCCGGATCCACTGCGACACCACCATGTTGTGCAGAGCGCGTCTCTCTCGCACGCAGTATGGGCGGAAACTATAGCCATGCCGTGGGACCTGTGCTGATTGACTCGAGTCACTGCACGTTCCCCTCTCGGAAGTTGCGCGACAGGCATGATTCGGACGCAGTGATGAGTTGGCACATGTCGTGCGGTGGGGAGGGCGTTATGATTCAATCAAGTATGATTGCCCTGTTGGGCGTCCTGCAGTAATTCCGCCTGCTGGTCCGGTCGTCGATCTCCGATATATCAGGATCGGCGCAAAGGACTGGATCTCGGAGGGTTTTTAGATCTAAAAACAGTGGCCGCTGACGACATAGACAAGAAGTCGGTaagaaaaagagagggaaaaagtAAGCTAAGAAGCTAAGGAACTAATCCTGGAACGGTCGTGGCAAGGATGCCCTGCCCTGCCATGCCACACTCCGACAACGTTTCACTCGCTTTTGAATCCCTTGCGTTCGCACGCCGCGGAGATAGATCACCCGCGTGGCCTCAGGCCCTATCGCGGTCCCCGAGGGAATTCCCCTGGGCCGCGGGGTTCGCAGTAGCCCGCTCTAGAATCTACCACCTGAAAGGGAGAGGGGCTGGAGCGAGCAGCAAGCCCCTGACTATCTTTGCTAGATGACATTGCATCGGTTGGCGCCCCTCCCGGTCGCTATGGCTGCAGCGGTTGGCCTTCAAACCGGAGCCTCATCCTCTCCGCTGCCTGGTGCGGAATGACGTACACCGGGTGAAAGGGTGCCAACCGATCACTCTTCTCAAATACGTTGTCTTCTGCGCGGTTCGGCGAGGACCGCCAGGAGAACGCTGACGAGAAGATCTCGCTCGAGGAGACGCTTTGGTCAGTACGATAGTGGTGGTGTTGAGTTGCGCTCAAGCCCGCGAGGACATAGCAACTGTGATAAGAGTCCGCGTGTCTGGCTTGCATGTCAGCAGCGCCTTCGTTGCCAAAGGCAGTGGTGGGGAGACTTACTTGCCCGGCTTATCGCGGAGCCCTCCATTATGAGATTGACAACACCCGAGAATGTACCGAATGAGGCCCTCGCGGCTGAACAGACTGCCCACTGAAGTCTCCGGGCGGCCAGTTCCCTGTGGCTTTCCATCCAACGCAGACTGAAGTAATGGCCAGCACCCGCCGACCCAGTGGCTGTAGCACCCATCTACTAACTTGTTCGTTCTCCCTGAAAGCCCGCCCTCCGGTGCATACTGGCGTGCAGATAGCCAAGACAGCAGAAGAGGGACATTCATGTGCCTGGAAGCAGATGGTTAGACTTGAATGACAGAAGACCAGAACATAGATCCGTACTGGAGTATTGTCTCCTCAGGAGGCCCCAGAATAGAGAGGCATGCCAATGCGCAAAAGGCATATGCGCCATGCGCCTCGCATCCGGGACTGCCGGAGATGCCTCCTTCAAAGGTTTGGCCTGGGAGATATCGATCAGCACCATTGATGAAATCCAAGAGTAGATAAATTCTTACTTCGCGATAAGTATTCCGGGAGGCCACTGGTGACAGTCTCGAGTCCCGTGCTGCGCGCTTCAACATCTGGCGGAAGGTCTAGCGGCAGGTCGAGTAGCGAGATGATGGTCATAGCACAGTAGGCGCCACTGGCGACATGTCAGGATATCCCAGCATGCATGAAACACATGAATCGTGATAGCTTACCGCAtatcctcctccccgcctTCACACATGCGGAAGCCTCCATCTGCCGCCTTCACGCGGCCCAGCCATTGCCACCTGGACACCAGTCAGACTCGAAAGGACATGCAGTAAGAGAGGGGGtaaaaaaaggaagaaaaaaaaaaaaaaaaaagagacaacTCACATTGCCTTGCGATCGACCAATGCGAAAGCTTCCTCGCCCCCAACTATTGCCAGCGCCAGGATAGTCGCATAACTGCCTGCCAAATGCGAGCTTTGGCCATGCCCGCCCCCGAAGCCGCCGGTGGGGTTCTGCATGGGCCGAAGGGATTCGACCACGCTGGGAGAGTTTAGAATCCGTTGCGAATAGCGTCACAGCCATGTGGAGGGCAGgcacaaaaagaaaaagaaaaagaaacaaactCACCGTTCGCGAAATCGCGTCACGTCCTCGCCTAGGAGCGATAACCCGGCCAGCGCCCAGTAGATCATCCACGGGCGGCTGGCGTCCATGGCGACAAAGCCGGCGGGATAGTCCTCCAGGGAGTCATAGAGGTAGGCTACATGCTCGTCCCGCTGAAGCGCAGGAACCCCGAGGGCGTTGAAGGGGCCTCGTTGGGTGGTGTGAATGGCCTGCAGAAACGGGAGGCACTTGTCGACCGTCTCGGTCTGCAGATCCAGGGTCTCTGTGACGAGCGGGTCCCGGATGGGTGGCGGCTGCGTGAACAGGACGGGGATTCCCGGGCGTGGTTCTTGGCTGATACTCGCCATAGTCTTGCGGGAGGCCGAACGGGCCTCTCGACGGagcttggaggtggtggaggaggtggtggcgggtAGTGGGGGTTGAGTCGTAGTGGAAGATGGGAAACGAACAGGACGGCGGTGTTTGGCCGACACGGTGATGGGTGGCATCAATGATTATATTCAACCCAGGAAAGGAGGTCGTCAATGGTGGTCATTGTTCGTAATATTGTTGTCGAGAACCGAGTTTGACGTTGCTATTGTTCGACTCCACTTGACCCGTGCTTCCCTCAACCCTACGACAACTACGACCGTGACTAGGTAGGCCTAGCACTTCTCCGACACGGTCGGAGATTCTCGTGCAGTTCTTGAGAATGCATGGCAGAGCTGCCATGTCAATGTGACAGGTCTCCTCCCTAGATAGGCGTGGCTGGTGCTCTCCTTGCCTCGGAGTATCCGTGCGGACGAGTCGACCAGTCCAGTGTGTGTGGCTCATGGATACCAACGACCTCTCGCTACTGCACGGTCAGCAGACCAGCGAGCTAATGGCCCAAGACAACGTGCTGATTGGACTAGACAAGCCCTCAGATCGATCTGGTATTGCCACGACTTCGCTCCACTGATCGCCTCTTCCCGTCCTCCCGTGTTCATCCATGGTGCTATCCACGGGTGGGCAGACTCTAGCAAATGGAGGCTAGAGTCAACCAAACCACCAGATCCAATCCAATCAGGACCAAAACAATCGACTCTCATCCACTACGACCAGCGACTACCAACGACTACTAACGACTAGTACGCCCTGTCACGAATCCCAACCACTAGGATGTGGCAATAAGGCCCCCCACACTCCTAGCGCCAGCCCTTCACCGCTGCTTTGTCCCGCCCACCGCTACCCTttcgtcgtcgccggttGTGCGACTCGCTTTACTTGAGTCCTTCGTTTCCCTCTGGAACGCTTCCTCTCCCCCTTTCACCTCGTTCCCACACCCCACGAAGCCATGTCAAATGTCGAGATGCCGAACGACGGCCTCATCGGGGTGGACTACGACTCCCGAGGCTatctccaccacccaacaTGGCCCGTGAGCGTCGACCAGTCCTCCCAGCGGCCCCAGGAAGGCCCTGATCTCTCGCCCTTGCAAACCAGCGGTCACTCGCTGGAACAGTCGGTGGCCGCCGACCCAGCCCTGATGCTCGACTGGCAATTTCAGATGCAACAGACCCCtcaccatcatcaacatTCGCTACCGTATTCCGCCGAGGGCCCGTCGTCGGCGCCTCAGTTCACCACCGCGAGCTATGGCATGGCCATCCAATCTTCGCCCGTGGACATGATGTCCGGTCCGCAGGGTCAGATGAGCGCCGGGCTGCTCGACGGTCCTTATCTGCCGCTCTCGGGCCCCCCAGTCGACACCATGGTTCCTTTCACTTATCACGACTTCCGGGCAGATCTGATGGCCTTTCCCGAGGGTCTAGCCGAAGTGTCCCCATATGCTGCCCCGCATGGCGTTCTGGagagcagctcgcccacgGATACTTATCTGGAGGTCCGGTCCCTGTCCAGCAGCGACAACGGCTGGAGCACCATCGATCACCGCCGCTCTCTGGACTTTACGTATGAGCAACAGGGTGTCTTTGTGAACCCCACGCAGACGCTGCATGATCGAAGCCTGTCAGAATCGTCGTACGCCACCTCATACGGCAGCTTTGTGGACATTTCGCACCCCATCGACTCCCCCAACTCAGACACCAACCTAGACTTGCCCTATACCCACAACGCAGCCATTGGCAGCGTTACCGGGTCTTCGCCCCCAAATAATACGATGCCTCGCCGCGCCACTGTTGATTATTCTTCTGGTTCACGGTCGCCGCCGGCCGTCAGCCCCGGTACGATGATGCGGGCAATCCCCGTGCCCATCAAGA is part of the Penicillium psychrofluorescens genome assembly, chromosome: 4 genome and encodes:
- a CDS encoding uncharacterized protein (ID:PFLUO_006683-T1.cds;~source:funannotate); this encodes MYYMLYLASLCRRRRWPEPTYESSGNAGGYSCVVRVNNRKYQTDAICESEVRARESAAMRAYLICRNFSVNDGMYPAGHSQGGAVQGIPVAIGTGRKSSRDDDTDTSVSSSGGSSSGGSSPENRDRVVRLGSGGGVGRGGHHQISLKGGVAVTVPASARALSYGGRGI
- a CDS encoding uncharacterized protein (ID:PFLUO_006684-T1.cds;~source:funannotate): MASISQEPRPGIPVLFTQPPPIRDPLVTETLDLQTETVDKCLPFLQAIHTTQRGPFNALGVPALQRDEHVAYLYDSLEDYPAGFVAMDASRPWMIYWALAGLSLLGEDVTRFRERVVESLRPMQNPTGGFGGGHGQSSHLAGSYATILALAIVGGEEAFALVDRKAMWQWLGRVKAADGGFRMCEGGEEDMR